The following are encoded in a window of Acidobacteriota bacterium genomic DNA:
- the ccoS gene encoding cbb3-type cytochrome oxidase assembly protein CcoS has translation MSVLYVVFPLALAIAAVAVVAFVWAVRSGQFDDLETPAMRILDEDDAGRDGERPKDGSPPGTPR, from the coding sequence ATGTCGGTGCTCTACGTCGTCTTCCCCCTCGCGCTCGCGATCGCGGCGGTGGCGGTCGTCGCCTTCGTCTGGGCCGTCCGCAGCGGCCAGTTCGACGATCTGGAGACCCCCGCGATGAGAATCCTCGACGAGGACGACGCCGGCCGCGACGGGGAAAGGCCGAAGGACGGCTCGCCGCCGGGGACTCCCCGCTAG
- the ccoG gene encoding cytochrome c oxidase accessory protein CcoG, which yields MTVGAPPPAEEQVLSTLNRDGSRRWLRPRPSPGRFLAARRAVAAVLVVLFTGLPFVKIGGKPALLFDLPAREFTFFGHTFLPTDTLPLALLVLSIFVSIFLLTALFGRIWCGWACPQTVYMEFLFRPLERFFEGRHYSTGGRAPLHPLRAVGKYAAFLAASLYLAHTFLAYFVGVDRLWAWMHRSPVEHPTAFLVVAGTTGLMMLDFAYFREQVCTLMCPYGRFQSVLLDRQSLIVSYDPRRGEPRGKGRRRDGLGDCIDCGLCVATCPTGIDIRDGLQMECLHCAQCIDACDAVMKRVGKPRGLIRYSSQEAIETGRVRMLRPRIFLYPLVLAGLLTGFGWVLGHRAAADIDFLRVRSTPYRVRPDGRVESALQVKITNRSSGKRTYRVALADAEWFSSDLPLTLPPRASGTALIHVVLPAERFRRGRADVTVQVEDGSGWRTVRRHHVLGPLFAGGSAAGAGGSP from the coding sequence ATGACCGTGGGCGCTCCACCTCCTGCGGAAGAGCAGGTCCTCTCGACCCTCAACCGCGACGGATCCCGCCGCTGGCTGCGGCCCCGTCCGAGCCCGGGCCGGTTCCTGGCGGCGCGGAGGGCCGTGGCGGCGGTCCTCGTCGTCCTGTTCACCGGGCTGCCGTTCGTGAAGATCGGCGGCAAGCCGGCGTTGCTGTTCGACCTGCCCGCCCGGGAATTCACGTTCTTCGGTCACACGTTCCTCCCCACCGATACACTCCCGCTCGCGCTGCTGGTGCTGTCGATTTTCGTCTCGATCTTCCTGCTGACGGCGCTGTTCGGGCGGATCTGGTGCGGCTGGGCCTGCCCCCAGACCGTGTACATGGAGTTTCTTTTTCGCCCGCTCGAACGTTTCTTCGAGGGCCGGCACTACTCCACGGGAGGAAGAGCCCCCCTCCACCCGTTGCGGGCAGTCGGCAAGTACGCGGCGTTCCTCGCCGCCTCGCTCTACCTGGCACACACCTTCCTCGCCTACTTCGTCGGCGTGGACCGGCTCTGGGCATGGATGCACCGGTCGCCCGTGGAGCACCCGACCGCCTTCCTCGTGGTCGCCGGAACCACGGGGCTGATGATGCTGGACTTCGCCTACTTCCGGGAGCAGGTCTGCACGCTGATGTGTCCCTACGGGCGATTCCAGTCGGTGCTTCTCGACCGGCAATCCCTGATCGTCAGCTACGACCCGCGGCGGGGCGAGCCGCGCGGCAAGGGGCGGCGCCGCGACGGACTCGGGGATTGCATCGACTGCGGGCTCTGCGTGGCCACCTGCCCCACCGGGATCGACATCCGCGACGGCCTCCAGATGGAGTGCCTGCACTGCGCCCAGTGCATCGACGCGTGCGACGCCGTGATGAAGCGGGTGGGCAAGCCGCGCGGACTGATCCGATACAGCTCGCAGGAGGCGATCGAGACCGGCCGCGTTCGGATGCTGCGGCCGAGAATCTTCCTGTACCCCCTGGTCCTCGCCGGCCTGCTGACCGGCTTCGGTTGGGTGCTCGGCCACCGGGCGGCGGCCGACATCGACTTCCTCAGGGTGCGCAGCACGCCCTACCGCGTGCGGCCCGACGGCCGCGTCGAGAGCGCCCTTCAGGTCAAGATCACGAACCGCTCGTCCGGAAAGAGGACATACCGCGTGGCGCTGGCGGACGCGGAGTGGTTCAGCTCCGATCTCCCGCTCACCTTGCCGCCGCGGGCCTCCGGAACCGCCCTGATCCACGTCGTCCTGCCGGCCGAGAGGTTCCGCCGCGGGCGGGCGGACGTCACCGTGCAGGTGGAGGACGGATCCGGGTGGCGCACCGTCCGGCGCCACCACGTGCTGGGCCCGCTTTTCGCCGGCGGCTCCGCCGCCGGTGCAGGAGGTTCGCCGTGA
- a CDS encoding sulfite exporter TauE/SafE family protein: MTGLALGVLAASLLGSLHCAAMCGPLLAWSVASARAPGPLPHAAYHCGRLVSYAALGWLAGGAGSVVDLGGALFGVHRAALVLAGTGLILFGLVQLSGGRGLDRLPLVRGASRALAAAAGRLGGVPPLPRAAALGILSALLPCGWLYAFVLTAAGAGSAAGGLAVMAVFWAGTVPALAGIGAGLSFARPLLRRAPRLAAAALVAVGLLALASRWHHAPAPAAAAPPRAAATAENAVRR, from the coding sequence GTGACCGGTCTGGCTCTCGGAGTCCTCGCCGCGAGCCTGCTCGGATCGCTGCACTGCGCGGCGATGTGCGGTCCGCTGCTCGCCTGGTCGGTCGCTTCCGCGAGGGCGCCGGGCCCGCTGCCCCATGCCGCCTATCACTGCGGGCGGCTCGTCTCGTACGCGGCCCTGGGATGGCTCGCCGGGGGCGCCGGGTCGGTCGTCGATCTCGGCGGCGCGCTTTTCGGCGTGCACCGCGCGGCGCTCGTCCTCGCGGGGACGGGACTGATCCTCTTCGGGCTCGTGCAGCTCTCCGGGGGCCGGGGGTTGGACCGCCTTCCGCTGGTGCGGGGCGCCTCGCGCGCGCTGGCGGCGGCCGCCGGACGGCTCGGCGGCGTCCCGCCGCTGCCGCGAGCGGCCGCGCTGGGCATCCTGTCCGCCCTCCTTCCCTGCGGGTGGCTCTACGCCTTCGTCCTGACCGCCGCGGGCGCCGGCTCCGCGGCCGGAGGTCTGGCCGTCATGGCGGTCTTCTGGGCCGGAACGGTGCCCGCCCTCGCCGGCATCGGCGCCGGTCTGTCTTTCGCGCGGCCGCTCCTCCGGCGTGCGCCCCGGCTCGCCGCCGCGGCGCTCGTGGCGGTGGGACTGCTCGCCCTCGCCTCGCGCTGGCATCACGCCCCGGCACCCGCCGCGGCGGCGCCGCCGCGCGCCGCGGCCACGGCGGAGAACGCGGTCCGCCGATGA
- the phnC gene encoding phosphonate ABC transporter ATP-binding protein, which yields MLEIEGLVKAYGRIAALRGVDLSLGRGEVVALIGPSGAGKSTLIRCVNRLVEPTAGSVRLDGLEITRLRGQRLRRARRRIGMIFQEFALVDRLTVLENVLTGRLGHLGTWRSLFKRFPPEDVAEARRLLDRVGLGGLEGERADALSGGQRQRVGIARALIQSPELLLVDEPTASLDPRTARAIMRLIVELARERGVAAIVNIHDVPLATRFLPRIVGLREGRIVYDGPPEGLTPQVLTRIYGEEDWEGAERAPGDRAP from the coding sequence CTGCTCGAAATCGAGGGTCTCGTCAAGGCCTACGGCCGCATCGCCGCGCTCCGCGGCGTGGATCTCAGTCTCGGCAGGGGAGAGGTCGTCGCCCTGATCGGGCCGTCCGGGGCAGGGAAGAGCACCCTCATCCGGTGCGTCAACCGCCTGGTCGAGCCGACCGCCGGAAGCGTGCGTCTCGACGGCCTCGAGATCACCCGATTGAGGGGGCAACGGCTGCGGCGCGCCCGGCGGCGCATCGGGATGATCTTCCAGGAGTTCGCGCTGGTGGACCGGCTCACAGTCCTGGAGAACGTGCTGACCGGCCGGCTGGGGCACCTCGGCACGTGGCGCAGTCTTTTCAAGCGCTTTCCCCCGGAAGACGTCGCCGAGGCCCGGCGGCTCCTCGATCGCGTCGGTCTCGGCGGGCTCGAGGGGGAGCGCGCCGACGCCCTTTCGGGCGGCCAGCGGCAGCGCGTGGGGATCGCGCGGGCGCTGATCCAGTCCCCCGAACTCTTGCTGGTGGACGAACCCACGGCGAGTCTCGACCCGCGGACGGCGCGCGCGATCATGAGACTGATCGTCGAACTGGCCCGCGAACGCGGCGTCGCGGCCATCGTCAACATTCACGATGTCCCGCTGGCGACGCGCTTCCTGCCGAGAATCGTCGGCCTGCGAGAAGGACGGATCGTCTACGACGGCCCCCCGGAGGGACTCACCCCGCAGGTCCTCACACGGATCTACGGCGAGGAGGACTGGGAGGGCGCGGAACGGGCGCCGGGGGATCGCGCGCCGTGA
- the phnE gene encoding phosphonate ABC transporter, permease protein PhnE, with protein sequence MTPRRFPRASWWVLGGAAYLAYAAASLQIDWGRAAKGVARGAAFAAALLHPDFASRWGEILEGLGESLAMTVLATAAGTLLSVPVAFGAARNISPLPVYLACRAVVVLARSFHELIVAIFFVVLVGFGPLAGVLTLAFATVGFTGKLLAEAIEEVAGAPVEALRSAGAGPLQVIRFAIVPQVVPRFVGLTAYRLDINFRESAIIGVVGAGGIGATLNTAFDRYEYGVAGAILLTIVALVLAGETLSGAARRRLS encoded by the coding sequence GTGACGCCGCGGCGGTTCCCGAGAGCCTCGTGGTGGGTTCTGGGCGGGGCCGCGTATCTCGCCTATGCCGCGGCGTCGCTGCAGATCGATTGGGGTCGCGCCGCGAAGGGGGTCGCGCGGGGAGCCGCGTTCGCGGCCGCCCTGCTCCACCCGGACTTCGCGAGCCGGTGGGGGGAGATCCTCGAGGGGCTGGGCGAGTCGCTGGCGATGACCGTCCTCGCCACCGCCGCAGGAACGCTCCTCAGCGTGCCGGTGGCGTTCGGCGCGGCGCGGAACATCTCGCCGCTTCCGGTCTACCTCGCCTGCCGCGCAGTCGTCGTCCTCGCCCGCAGCTTCCACGAGCTCATCGTCGCCATCTTCTTCGTCGTGCTGGTGGGCTTCGGCCCGCTGGCGGGCGTTCTGACCCTCGCCTTCGCGACGGTCGGGTTCACCGGGAAGCTGCTCGCGGAGGCGATCGAGGAGGTGGCCGGTGCCCCGGTGGAGGCGCTGCGTTCCGCCGGGGCGGGACCCTTGCAGGTGATCCGCTTCGCGATCGTCCCGCAGGTCGTCCCGCGCTTCGTCGGCCTCACCGCCTATCGTCTCGACATCAACTTCCGGGAGTCGGCGATCATCGGCGTCGTCGGGGCAGGGGGGATCGGCGCGACCCTGAACACGGCATTCGACCGCTACGAGTACGGCGTCGCCGGAGCGATCCTGCTCACCATCGTGGCCCTGGTCCTCGCCGGAGAGACACTCTCCGGAGCGGCGCGCCGGAGGCTCTCGTGA
- a CDS encoding heavy metal translocating P-type ATPase — protein sequence MKGPAEQGVGEPACAHCGLPVPPSRRNFEGNSFCCAGCEVVYTTIREHGLERYYALRAEQADRPALPASGADFDAFDDPSFAERHVRRLPDGTARTRLLLEGVHCAACVWLVERLPRLLEGVLDARLDVRRRVVEVAWDPEAVPLSRIARELDRLGYPPHPHRASAGEELRLAERRRRLVDLGVAGACAGNAMGIAFALYGGMLNGIDPSLRLLFRAGGLALTLVAVAWPGRVFFRGALAALRSGVAHMDLPVAVALAAGTVWGAVNTLRNAGHVYFESITGVIFLLLAGRYLQQRREESAYEAVSLLYRVTPGTARAVEADGRRRAVPVEALRPGMRIELLAGETVPADGRILRGQTSFDLSFLTGESRPCTRGPGATVHAGAVNLGGPVLVEVTAAGEETRVGRLMRLVEGLAQERAPVVRLADRWARGFVLAVLAAAALCLAVWWPADPSRAVENAIALLIVSCPCALGLATPLAVLAAIGRAARAGILVKGGTALERLARPGAIFLDKTGTVTSGRLEVVSWHGNAGAKSCLAAIEEGVEHPVARALREFCGGPRGWSARSISRAAGRGVEARVTDPEGRERVALAGTPDLVRGRTGAWPSWVDRAVRSCTSRGQTPVVLAIDGKIAAVAGLGDPVRPEAERAVRDLRRLGWEVFLLSGDHPRVARAAGAQLGLPGSAVTGGATPERKARIVSAARRRWPTVVMVGDGVNDAAALAAATVGIAAHGSAEASFAAADIALQRPGLDGVVTAVRGARRTLAAIRRNLIVSAAYNLVAAALAMAGAIDPLVAAVLMPMSSLTVLTLSHRARTFPAAPA from the coding sequence ATGAAGGGGCCGGCCGAACAGGGCGTGGGTGAGCCCGCCTGCGCCCATTGCGGCCTTCCCGTGCCGCCCTCCCGGCGGAATTTCGAGGGGAATTCCTTCTGCTGCGCCGGCTGCGAGGTGGTCTACACGACCATCCGCGAGCACGGCCTCGAGCGCTACTACGCGCTGCGCGCCGAACAGGCGGACCGGCCGGCGCTGCCGGCCTCGGGAGCCGATTTCGACGCGTTCGACGATCCCTCGTTCGCCGAGCGCCACGTGCGGCGGCTTCCCGACGGCACGGCCCGCACGCGGCTGCTCCTCGAGGGGGTCCACTGCGCCGCGTGCGTTTGGCTGGTCGAACGCCTGCCGAGGCTGCTGGAGGGCGTTCTGGACGCGCGGCTGGACGTCCGCCGGCGGGTGGTGGAGGTCGCGTGGGACCCCGAAGCGGTGCCGCTCAGCCGGATCGCGCGCGAACTCGACCGCCTCGGCTACCCCCCGCATCCCCACCGGGCCTCTGCGGGGGAGGAGTTGCGGCTGGCGGAGCGGCGGCGGCGCCTGGTCGACCTGGGCGTCGCCGGAGCCTGCGCGGGGAACGCGATGGGGATCGCCTTCGCCCTGTACGGAGGCATGCTCAACGGCATCGACCCCTCGCTCCGCCTCCTGTTCCGCGCCGGCGGCCTCGCGCTCACCCTCGTCGCCGTCGCCTGGCCCGGCCGGGTCTTCTTCCGCGGCGCGCTGGCGGCCTTGCGCAGCGGGGTGGCGCACATGGACCTGCCCGTGGCGGTGGCGCTGGCCGCCGGCACCGTGTGGGGTGCGGTCAACACGCTGCGCAACGCCGGTCACGTCTACTTCGAATCGATCACCGGCGTGATTTTCCTCCTGCTGGCCGGCCGTTATCTCCAGCAGCGGCGGGAGGAGTCCGCCTACGAGGCGGTCTCGCTCCTCTACCGGGTGACGCCCGGTACGGCCCGGGCCGTCGAAGCGGACGGGCGGCGAAGGGCGGTTCCGGTGGAAGCGCTGAGACCCGGGATGCGGATCGAACTCCTCGCGGGCGAGACGGTGCCGGCCGACGGGCGGATCCTGCGAGGGCAGACCAGCTTCGACCTGTCCTTCCTGACGGGCGAGTCGCGGCCGTGCACGCGCGGACCCGGGGCGACCGTCCATGCGGGCGCGGTCAACCTGGGTGGACCGGTGCTGGTGGAGGTGACCGCCGCCGGCGAGGAGACTCGTGTCGGACGGTTGATGCGGCTGGTCGAAGGCCTGGCGCAGGAACGAGCCCCGGTGGTCCGACTCGCCGACCGCTGGGCTCGCGGGTTCGTGCTCGCCGTGCTCGCCGCGGCCGCGCTTTGCCTCGCCGTTTGGTGGCCGGCCGATCCATCGAGAGCCGTGGAAAACGCGATCGCTCTGCTCATCGTCTCCTGCCCGTGCGCCTTGGGCCTCGCGACGCCGCTCGCCGTCCTGGCGGCGATCGGCCGTGCCGCGCGCGCCGGGATCCTCGTCAAGGGCGGCACCGCCCTCGAGCGGCTGGCGCGGCCCGGAGCGATCTTCCTCGACAAGACCGGAACGGTGACGAGCGGCCGGCTCGAGGTGGTGAGCTGGCACGGGAACGCCGGAGCGAAGTCCTGCCTCGCCGCGATCGAGGAGGGGGTGGAGCACCCCGTGGCGCGGGCGCTCCGCGAGTTCTGCGGGGGGCCGAGAGGATGGTCCGCCCGGTCGATCTCCCGCGCAGCCGGGCGTGGCGTGGAGGCACGGGTGACCGATCCCGAGGGCCGGGAGCGCGTGGCGTTGGCCGGAACCCCGGATCTCGTGCGGGGGCGCACCGGGGCCTGGCCCAGCTGGGTGGACAGGGCGGTCCGTTCCTGCACCAGCCGCGGCCAGACCCCCGTGGTCCTCGCGATCGACGGGAAGATCGCCGCGGTGGCCGGTCTCGGCGACCCCGTCCGGCCCGAGGCCGAGCGGGCCGTGCGCGACCTGCGGCGCTTGGGTTGGGAGGTGTTCCTTCTCTCCGGCGACCACCCGCGCGTGGCCCGGGCCGCGGGAGCGCAGCTGGGATTGCCCGGTTCCGCGGTGACGGGCGGGGCGACACCCGAGCGGAAGGCGCGGATCGTGTCGGCGGCGCGACGCCGGTGGCCGACGGTCGTGATGGTCGGTGACGGCGTGAACGACGCCGCCGCGCTGGCGGCCGCCACGGTGGGCATCGCCGCCCACGGCAGCGCCGAGGCCAGCTTCGCGGCGGCGGACATCGCGCTCCAGCGTCCCGGCCTCGACGGGGTCGTCACCGCGGTCCGCGGCGCCCGGCGGACCCTCGCCGCGATCCGGCGCAACCTGATCGTTTCCGCGGCGTACAATCTCGTGGCCGCCGCCCTGGCGATGGCCGGCGCCATCGACCCGCTGGTGGCGGCGGTGCTGATGCCGATGAGTTCGCTGACCGTGCTCACGCTTTCCCATCGGGCGCGCACGTTCCCGGCCGCACCGGCTTAG
- the phnE gene encoding phosphonate ABC transporter, permease protein PhnE, which translates to MRGRRRTRALRAAGAAAAGALLLASARYVSARTLWPFVWDGPRQAADLLRRMFPPDWTYARDLVGPLLETLHIATLGTLLALAIAGPVAWLAARTTTPHPLFRAPALAAIAVSRSVNSLIWALLLVSIFGPGVLAGVLAIAFRSVGFVGKLLYEAIEEVEPGPLEALTAAGAGRLQVLRFAVVPRIAPVFAGVAWFRWDINIREATVVGLVGAGGVGLALDAAVSALEWARAGMILILILALVLAAETLSARARAAVR; encoded by the coding sequence GTGAGAGGCCGCCGCCGGACGCGCGCGCTGCGTGCCGCCGGCGCGGCGGCGGCCGGGGCACTGCTGCTCGCCTCCGCCCGCTACGTGTCGGCGCGCACGCTCTGGCCCTTCGTGTGGGACGGACCGCGGCAGGCCGCGGACCTCCTGCGCCGCATGTTTCCCCCCGACTGGACCTATGCGAGAGATCTGGTCGGGCCGCTTCTGGAGACGCTGCACATCGCCACCCTCGGCACCCTGCTCGCGCTCGCCATCGCAGGACCGGTGGCATGGCTCGCCGCCCGGACGACCACTCCGCATCCCCTTTTTCGGGCTCCGGCGCTGGCCGCGATCGCCGTCTCCCGGTCGGTCAACAGCCTGATCTGGGCCCTGCTGCTGGTGTCGATCTTCGGCCCCGGAGTGCTGGCCGGCGTGCTGGCGATCGCCTTCCGATCGGTCGGGTTCGTGGGGAAGCTCCTGTACGAGGCGATCGAGGAGGTCGAGCCCGGCCCGCTCGAGGCGCTGACCGCGGCGGGAGCCGGACGGCTGCAAGTGCTTCGTTTCGCGGTCGTGCCGCGGATCGCTCCGGTCTTCGCCGGGGTCGCCTGGTTCCGGTGGGACATCAACATCCGCGAAGCCACCGTGGTGGGTCTGGTCGGGGCCGGAGGCGTCGGGCTCGCCCTGGACGCGGCCGTGTCGGCACTCGAGTGGGCGCGCGCGGGGATGATCCTGATCCTGATTCTGGCGCTGGTTCTCGCGGCGGAGACCCTGTCCGCCCGGGCGCGCGCCGCCGTGCGCTGA